One Halomonas sp. THAF5a genomic region harbors:
- the rnr gene encoding ribonuclease R has protein sequence MTHWTLSDDPHANREAHKYDKPAPSREYLLARLEEAGKPMTHEAMSQQLGLEDEDLQEAVRRRLAAMERDGQVLRNRRGAYALIDKLDLIKGKVLGHRDGFGFLLRDDGKKPDLVMPPRQMRRVFHGDHVLVRISGRDRRGRDEATIVEVLARNTQEIVGVYRANTPEFGVLIPENSRITQEIIIPHSACGGAQDGQVISARITQQPETRVQPVGEVIEVLGERMDPGMEIDIAIRSYEIPAEFPPEVHDQIADMSAEVAEGDKANRIDLRHVPLVTIDDETAKDFDDAVCAWKTKSGSWKLLVAIADVSHYVRPGSALDQEAITRGNSVYFPGQVVPMLPELLSNGLCSLNPAVDRLALVCEMNISQSGAISRYRFYEAVFQSHARLTYNKVAAILDDESEQGEALREEYSELVPSLKNLHALYTLLREARVERGAIDFETTETAIVFNDERKIEKIVPRSRNDAHKIIEECMLAANVATARFLDKHDLPALYRIHEKPSPERLDKLRLFLNELGLSLGGGDDPSPQDYRELAEAIKGRDDADVIQTVMLRSMSRAVYSPQNDGHFGLAYPAYAHFTSPIRRYPDLLVHRAIRSVIRGPRQTNTVLRAEGVAVEPPSKWSPYTFEQMLELGEHCSMTERRADDATRDVEDWLKCEFMSDKLGEVYDGSIASVTQFGIFVRLDEVYVEGLVHVTSLPSDYYHYEPEKHRLKGERSGISYRLGDGVSVQVARVDLDERKIDFELADEKPRPKRQPRKSRGGGSGGGGADKGGRSDDKAGKGGRRRRGPRRSKGRG, from the coding sequence ATGACCCACTGGACGCTCAGCGACGATCCGCACGCCAACCGCGAAGCCCACAAGTACGACAAGCCTGCCCCCAGCCGAGAATACCTGCTGGCGCGCCTCGAGGAAGCCGGCAAGCCGATGACCCACGAGGCGATGAGCCAGCAGCTGGGTCTCGAGGACGAGGATCTCCAGGAGGCGGTGCGGCGTCGCCTGGCGGCGATGGAGCGCGACGGCCAGGTGCTGCGCAACCGGCGCGGCGCCTACGCGCTGATCGACAAGCTCGACCTGATCAAGGGCAAGGTGCTGGGGCATCGCGATGGCTTCGGCTTCCTGCTGCGCGACGACGGCAAGAAGCCGGACCTGGTCATGCCGCCGCGGCAGATGCGGCGCGTCTTCCACGGCGACCACGTGCTGGTGCGCATCAGCGGGCGCGACCGTCGCGGGCGTGACGAGGCCACCATCGTCGAGGTGCTGGCGCGCAACACCCAGGAGATCGTCGGCGTCTACCGGGCCAACACGCCGGAGTTCGGCGTGCTGATTCCCGAGAATTCGCGCATCACCCAGGAGATCATCATCCCCCACAGCGCCTGTGGCGGCGCCCAGGACGGCCAGGTGATCTCCGCCAGGATCACCCAGCAGCCCGAGACCCGGGTGCAGCCGGTGGGTGAGGTGATCGAGGTGCTCGGCGAGCGCATGGATCCGGGGATGGAGATCGATATCGCCATCAGAAGCTACGAGATTCCCGCCGAGTTCCCGCCCGAGGTCCACGACCAGATCGCCGATATGTCGGCCGAGGTCGCCGAGGGCGACAAGGCCAACCGCATCGACCTGCGCCACGTGCCGCTGGTGACCATCGACGACGAGACGGCCAAGGACTTCGACGACGCCGTCTGCGCCTGGAAGACCAAGTCCGGCAGCTGGAAGCTGCTGGTGGCCATCGCCGACGTCTCCCACTACGTGCGTCCGGGCAGCGCCCTGGACCAGGAGGCGATCACCCGCGGCAACTCGGTCTACTTCCCGGGCCAGGTGGTGCCGATGCTGCCGGAGCTGCTCTCCAACGGGCTCTGCTCGCTGAACCCGGCCGTCGATCGCCTGGCGCTGGTCTGCGAGATGAACATCTCCCAGAGCGGGGCGATCAGCCGCTACCGCTTCTACGAGGCGGTCTTCCAGTCCCACGCGCGCCTGACCTACAACAAGGTCGCCGCCATCCTCGACGACGAGAGCGAGCAGGGCGAGGCGCTGCGCGAGGAGTACAGCGAGCTGGTGCCGTCGCTCAAGAACCTGCACGCGCTCTACACTCTGCTGCGCGAGGCCCGCGTGGAGCGCGGCGCCATCGACTTCGAGACCACCGAGACGGCGATCGTCTTCAACGACGAGCGCAAGATCGAGAAGATCGTGCCGCGCAGCCGCAACGACGCCCACAAGATCATCGAGGAGTGCATGCTGGCGGCCAACGTCGCCACGGCGCGCTTCCTCGACAAGCACGACCTGCCGGCTCTGTATCGCATCCACGAGAAGCCCTCGCCGGAGCGCCTCGACAAGCTGCGCCTGTTCCTCAACGAGCTGGGCCTGTCGCTCGGCGGCGGCGACGACCCGAGCCCCCAGGACTACCGGGAGCTCGCCGAGGCGATCAAGGGGCGCGACGACGCCGACGTGATCCAGACGGTGATGCTGCGCTCGATGAGCCGCGCGGTCTACTCGCCGCAGAACGACGGCCACTTCGGCCTGGCCTATCCGGCCTACGCGCACTTCACCTCGCCGATCCGCCGCTATCCGGACCTGCTGGTCCATCGTGCCATCCGCTCGGTGATCCGCGGGCCGCGCCAGACCAACACCGTGCTGCGCGCCGAGGGTGTCGCGGTCGAGCCGCCGAGCAAGTGGTCCCCCTACACCTTCGAGCAGATGCTCGAGCTCGGCGAGCACTGCTCGATGACCGAGCGCCGCGCCGACGACGCCACCCGCGACGTCGAGGACTGGCTCAAGTGCGAGTTCATGTCCGACAAGCTCGGCGAGGTCTACGACGGCAGCATTGCCTCGGTGACCCAGTTCGGCATCTTCGTGCGCCTCGACGAGGTGTACGTCGAGGGCCTGGTGCACGTCACCTCGCTGCCCTCCGACTACTACCACTACGAGCCCGAGAAGCATCGCCTCAAGGGCGAGCGCAGCGGCATCAGCTATCGCCTGGGCGACGGCGTCTCCGTGCAGGTGGCCCGGGTCGACCTGGACGAGCGCAAGATCGACTTCGAGCTGGCCGACGAGAAGCCGCGGCCCAAGCGCCAGCCGCGCAAGTCCCGCGGCGGCGGCTCGGGCGGCGGTGGCGCCGACAAGGGCGGCCGGTCCGACGACAAGGCGGGCAAGGGCGGCCGGCGGCGTCGCGGCCCGCGCCGCTCGAAGGGTCGCGGCTGA
- the rlmB gene encoding 23S rRNA (guanosine(2251)-2'-O)-methyltransferase RlmB translates to MAAGQRKPRAGRSAPRRAPSTPGGLEAVFGVHAVRALLDRGETPRELWVQEGSAGARLAELVEAARQGGARVQSRPRDELDQLAKGASHQGLVAFATPLAFEGEASLWLRLEGWPHAAPPLLLVLDGVTDVHNFGACLRSADAAGVHGVIVPKDKAAPLNAAVRKVACGAAESMPVYQVTNLARTLAKMKALGVWITGTAGEAEASLFEADFTGPAALVMGAEGKGMRRLTREACDTLVKLPMAGSVSSLNVSVATGICLFEAVRQRQGA, encoded by the coding sequence ATGGCGGCAGGGCAGAGGAAACCGCGCGCGGGGCGCAGCGCCCCGCGCCGGGCGCCGTCGACGCCTGGCGGGCTCGAGGCCGTGTTCGGCGTGCACGCGGTGCGGGCGCTGCTCGACCGCGGCGAGACGCCTCGCGAGCTCTGGGTGCAGGAGGGCAGCGCCGGCGCCCGGCTGGCCGAGCTGGTCGAGGCCGCGCGCCAGGGCGGCGCCCGCGTGCAGTCGCGTCCCCGTGACGAGCTCGACCAGCTCGCCAAGGGCGCCTCCCACCAGGGCCTCGTCGCCTTCGCCACGCCGCTCGCCTTCGAGGGCGAGGCGTCGCTGTGGCTCAGGCTCGAGGGCTGGCCCCACGCGGCGCCGCCGCTGCTGCTGGTGCTCGACGGCGTCACCGACGTGCACAACTTCGGCGCCTGCCTGCGCAGCGCCGATGCCGCCGGGGTCCATGGCGTCATCGTGCCCAAGGACAAGGCGGCGCCGCTCAATGCGGCGGTGCGCAAGGTCGCCTGCGGGGCCGCCGAGAGCATGCCGGTCTATCAGGTCACCAACCTGGCGCGCACCCTGGCGAAGATGAAGGCGCTGGGGGTCTGGATCACCGGCACCGCCGGCGAGGCCGAGGCGAGCCTCTTTGAAGCCGACTTCACCGGCCCCGCCGCCCTGGTGATGGGCGCCGAGGGCAAGGGCATGCGCCGGCTGACTCGCGAGGCCTGCGACACCCTGGTCAAGCTGCCCATGGCCGGCAGCGTCTCCAGCCTCAACGTCTCGGTGGCCACCGGGATCTGCCTGTTCGAGGCGGTGCGCCAGCGCCAGGGCGCCTGA
- the rpsF gene encoding 30S ribosomal protein S6 → MRHYEIVFMVHPDQSEQVPAMVERYTGLVTENGGTVHRLEDWGRRHLAYPINKIHKAHYVLMNVECSGETLDEIENIFRFNDAIIRSLVVRAKEAVTEASPMMKPVEEKRVRRDEKPRSTESA, encoded by the coding sequence ATGCGTCACTACGAGATCGTCTTCATGGTCCACCCGGACCAGAGCGAGCAGGTCCCGGCCATGGTCGAGCGCTACACCGGCCTCGTCACCGAGAACGGCGGCACCGTGCATCGCCTCGAGGATTGGGGCCGTCGCCACCTGGCCTACCCGATCAACAAGATCCACAAGGCTCACTACGTGCTGATGAACGTCGAGTGCAGCGGCGAGACCCTCGACGAGATCGAGAACATCTTCCGCTTCAACGATGCCATCATCCGCAGCCTGGTGGTTCGCGCCAAGGAAGCCGTCACCGAGGCCTCGCCGATGATGAAGCCGGTGGAAGAGAAGCGTGTTCGTCGCGACGAGAAGCCGCGCAGCACCGAATCCGCCTGA
- the rpsR gene encoding 30S ribosomal protein S18 gives MARFFRRRKFCRFTAEGVKQIDYKDLDTLKAYITETGKIVPSRITGTKARYQRQLSTAIKRARYLALLPYTDSHQ, from the coding sequence ATGGCACGCTTTTTCCGTCGCCGCAAGTTCTGCCGTTTCACCGCTGAAGGCGTGAAGCAGATCGACTACAAGGATCTGGACACGCTCAAGGCCTACATCACCGAGACCGGCAAGATCGTTCCCAGCCGTATCACCGGGACCAAGGCCCGTTACCAGCGCCAGCTGTCCACCGCCATCAAGCGGGCACGCTACCTGGCGCTGCTGCCCTACACCGACAGCCACCAGTAA
- the rplI gene encoding 50S ribosomal protein L9, translated as MDVILLDKIGKLGGLGDQVTVKPGYGRNYLVPYGLAVPATKDNIEAFQAQRAELEAQAAERKAEAEARAEQLNDIELSLVSKAGDEGKLFGSIGPRDLAEAISSAGIEVAKSEVRMPQGPIRQTGEYDIDLHLHAEVDATVRVVVVAE; from the coding sequence ATGGACGTCATTCTGCTCGACAAGATTGGCAAGCTGGGCGGTCTGGGTGACCAGGTCACCGTCAAGCCCGGTTACGGCCGCAACTACCTGGTGCCCTACGGCCTCGCCGTGCCGGCCACCAAGGACAACATCGAGGCCTTCCAGGCGCAGCGCGCCGAGCTCGAGGCCCAGGCCGCCGAGCGCAAGGCCGAGGCCGAGGCTCGCGCCGAACAGCTCAACGACATCGAGCTCTCCCTGGTCTCCAAGGCCGGCGACGAGGGCAAGCTGTTCGGTTCCATCGGTCCGCGTGACCTGGCCGAGGCCATCTCCAGCGCCGGGATCGAGGTCGCCAAGAGCGAAGTGCGCATGCCGCAGGGTCCGATCCGCCAGACCGGCGAGTACGACATCGACCTGCACCTGCATGCCGAAGTCGACGCCACCGTGCGCGTGGTGGTGGTGGCCGAGTAA
- the dnaB gene encoding replicative DNA helicase, with protein MNEPVALDQETAALKVPPHSVEAEQSVLGGLMLDNQSWDNVADRLVADDFHRYEHRLIFNVMASLAEAGRPLDVVTLSEALEGRDQLDTVGGLAYLAELARNTPSASNIRAYADIVRERATLRKLIRAASQIADGAFSPQGRPADELVDEAERLVFQISEERPKSGGPIGMSELLTKAVDRIDELFNMQGEMTGLSTGFRDLDEMTSGLQPSDLVIIAGRPSMGKTTFAMNLVEHAVISSDKPVMVFSMEMPAEALMLRMLSSLGRIDQTRVRTGQLEDEDWPRLTSAVNLLKDKQLFIDDTAALSPSEMRSRIRRVVREHGNLGLIMIDYLQLMQIPGFSENRTGEISEISRSLKGLAKEFGCPVVALSQLNRSLEQRPNKRPVMSDLRESGAIEQDADIIGFVYRDEVYNPDNPDNQGLAEVIIGKQRNGPIGTVHMAFIGKYTRFEDLAPDSYREAFGE; from the coding sequence ATGAACGAGCCCGTCGCCCTCGACCAGGAAACCGCCGCCCTCAAGGTGCCGCCCCACTCCGTGGAGGCCGAGCAGTCGGTGCTCGGCGGCCTGATGCTCGACAACCAGTCCTGGGACAACGTGGCCGACCGCCTGGTGGCGGACGACTTCCACCGCTACGAGCACCGGCTGATCTTCAACGTCATGGCGAGCCTGGCCGAGGCGGGGCGTCCGCTGGACGTGGTGACCCTCTCCGAGGCCCTGGAGGGGCGCGACCAGCTGGATACCGTGGGGGGGCTGGCCTACCTCGCCGAGCTGGCGCGCAACACGCCCTCGGCCAGCAACATCCGCGCCTACGCCGACATCGTTCGCGAGCGCGCCACCCTGCGCAAGCTGATCCGCGCGGCCAGCCAGATCGCCGACGGTGCCTTCAGCCCCCAGGGACGCCCCGCCGACGAGCTGGTCGACGAGGCCGAGCGGCTGGTCTTCCAGATCAGCGAGGAGCGGCCCAAGTCGGGCGGCCCCATCGGCATGAGCGAGCTGCTGACCAAGGCGGTCGATCGCATCGACGAGCTGTTCAACATGCAGGGTGAGATGACCGGCCTCTCCACCGGGTTCCGCGACCTCGACGAGATGACCTCGGGCCTGCAGCCCTCGGACCTGGTGATCATTGCCGGGCGCCCCTCCATGGGCAAGACCACCTTCGCCATGAACCTGGTCGAGCACGCGGTCATCTCCAGCGACAAGCCGGTGATGGTGTTCTCCATGGAGATGCCGGCGGAGGCGCTGATGCTGCGCATGCTCTCGTCGCTGGGGCGCATCGATCAGACCCGGGTGCGCACCGGCCAGCTGGAGGACGAGGACTGGCCGCGCCTCACCTCGGCGGTCAACCTGCTCAAGGACAAGCAGCTGTTCATCGACGACACCGCGGCGCTCTCGCCCAGCGAGATGCGCTCCCGCATCCGCCGCGTGGTCCGCGAGCACGGCAACCTGGGGCTGATCATGATCGACTACCTGCAGCTGATGCAGATCCCGGGCTTCTCGGAGAACCGCACCGGCGAGATCTCGGAGATCTCCCGCTCGCTCAAGGGGCTGGCCAAGGAGTTCGGCTGCCCGGTGGTGGCGCTCTCCCAGCTCAACCGCTCCCTGGAGCAGCGCCCCAACAAGCGCCCGGTGATGTCGGACCTGCGCGAGTCCGGAGCCATCGAGCAGGACGCCGACATCATCGGCTTCGTCTACCGCGACGAGGTCTACAACCCGGACAACCCCGACAACCAGGGGCTGGCCGAGGTGATCATCGGCAAGCAGCGTAACGGCCCCATCGGCACGGTCCACATGGCCTTCATCGGCAAGTACACGCGCTTCGAGGACCTGGCGCCGGACAGCTATCGCGAGGCCTTCGGCGAGTGA
- a CDS encoding DUF6482 family protein yields MDFQALKAFVAHHDNFEIRVIGHAGSRFYQVELEDVEGARHMLTRAGKPILFRSLDDVYLELRRAGIHRAYLVQQVPHDEVIGREAHYQDPLTSRMPLVF; encoded by the coding sequence ATGGATTTCCAGGCATTGAAGGCCTTCGTGGCCCACCACGACAATTTCGAGATTCGCGTGATCGGCCATGCCGGCAGCCGCTTCTACCAGGTCGAGCTCGAGGACGTGGAGGGCGCGCGCCATATGCTGACCCGCGCCGGCAAGCCGATCCTGTTTCGCTCGCTGGACGACGTCTACCTCGAGCTCCGGCGGGCCGGCATCCACCGTGCCTACCTGGTGCAGCAGGTGCCCCACGACGAGGTCATCGGCCGCGAGGCCCACTACCAGGACCCGCTGACCTCGCGCATGCCGCTGGTCTTCTGA
- a CDS encoding thiol-disulfide oxidoreductase DCC family protein: MTRRATLSARAPVTLFHDGHCPLCQREVAWLARHPRRERILLVDIQAPDFDATALGSSFAAMMGRLHVRDATGRWFVGMDASRALYAVLGYRRLVWLSTLPGIGGAMDAGYRWFARRRIRLGRWLKRRGKD, translated from the coding sequence ATGACGCGCCGCGCCACCCTCTCTGCCCGCGCCCCGGTCACCCTCTTTCACGACGGCCACTGCCCGCTGTGCCAGCGGGAGGTCGCCTGGCTGGCGCGCCACCCGCGCCGCGAGCGCATCCTGCTGGTGGACATCCAGGCGCCGGACTTCGACGCCACGGCGCTCGGCAGCAGTTTCGCGGCGATGATGGGCCGGCTGCACGTGCGCGACGCGACGGGGCGCTGGTTCGTGGGGATGGACGCCAGCCGCGCGCTCTACGCGGTGCTGGGCTATCGTCGGCTGGTCTGGCTGAGCACCCTGCCGGGGATCGGCGGGGCGATGGATGCGGGGTATCGCTGGTTCGCCCGCCGTCGCATCCGCCTGGGACGCTGGCTCAAACGGCGGGGGAAAGACTAG
- a CDS encoding cryptochrome/photolyase family protein translates to MPTPLILVLGDQLSHDLASLRDLPDGAVIALCEVGDEASYVPHHPQKIALIFSAMRHFAEALRERGLRVHYSALDDADNAQDLIAEAERLAAHYGCDEIRAVRPGEWRLWQAMGERAEAEPPWRLVEDDRFFATPEAFDAWARGRKAPRQEHFYRLMRRRTGLLMEDDAPAGGQWNFDHDNREPLPADFSVPEPPRHRHDATTEAVLELVAERFGDHFGRLEGFHWPVTRRQALVDLRHFIEHLLPHFGRYQDAISDAEPFLYHSRLSAALNLGLLSPREVCEAVEREYDEGRAPLNAVEGFIRQVLGWREYVRGLYWTRMPDYKRGNALGAHRGLPRFFWDGDTELRCLRRAIEMTRDHAYAHHIQRLMVTGNFALLCGVAPEALCDWYLAVYADACEWVELPNTLGMVLHADGGLMGSKPYCASGKYIDRMSDHCRHCRFDPKRVTGEDACPFNSLYWDFLERHADTLGANPRMKLIYGSLARMSDDKRAAMREQAGAFLEALDTTPAYGQGTHRLGYGTTEETSS, encoded by the coding sequence ATGCCCACACCGCTGATCCTGGTCCTCGGCGACCAGCTGAGCCACGACCTCGCCAGCCTGCGCGACCTGCCGGACGGGGCGGTCATCGCCCTGTGCGAGGTCGGCGACGAGGCGAGCTACGTGCCCCACCACCCCCAGAAGATCGCGCTGATCTTCTCGGCCATGCGCCACTTCGCCGAGGCGCTCCGCGAACGCGGCCTGCGCGTCCACTACAGCGCCCTGGACGACGCCGACAACGCCCAGGACCTGATCGCCGAGGCGGAGCGCCTCGCCGCCCACTACGGCTGCGACGAGATCCGCGCCGTGCGCCCCGGGGAGTGGCGGCTGTGGCAGGCGATGGGCGAACGCGCCGAGGCCGAGCCGCCCTGGCGGCTCGTCGAGGACGACCGCTTCTTCGCCACCCCCGAGGCCTTCGACGCCTGGGCCAGGGGCCGCAAGGCCCCCCGCCAGGAGCACTTCTATCGCCTGATGCGTCGCCGCACGGGGCTCTTGATGGAGGACGACGCGCCCGCCGGCGGCCAGTGGAACTTCGATCACGACAACCGAGAGCCGTTACCGGCCGACTTCTCGGTTCCCGAGCCTCCCCGTCATCGCCACGACGCCACCACCGAGGCGGTGCTTGAGCTCGTCGCCGAGCGCTTCGGCGATCACTTCGGCCGTCTCGAAGGCTTCCACTGGCCGGTGACGCGGCGCCAGGCGCTGGTCGACCTGCGCCACTTCATCGAGCACCTGCTTCCCCACTTCGGTCGCTACCAGGATGCCATCAGCGACGCCGAGCCCTTCCTCTACCACTCGCGGCTCTCGGCGGCCCTCAACCTCGGGCTGCTCTCGCCCCGGGAGGTGTGCGAGGCGGTCGAGCGCGAGTATGACGAGGGGCGCGCGCCGCTCAACGCCGTCGAGGGGTTCATCCGCCAGGTGCTGGGCTGGCGAGAGTACGTGCGCGGGCTCTACTGGACGCGCATGCCCGACTACAAGCGCGGCAACGCCCTGGGCGCCCACCGCGGCCTGCCGCGCTTCTTCTGGGACGGCGACACCGAGCTGCGCTGCCTGCGTCGCGCCATCGAGATGACCCGCGACCACGCCTACGCCCACCATATCCAGCGGCTGATGGTGACCGGCAACTTCGCGCTGCTCTGCGGCGTGGCCCCCGAGGCGCTCTGCGACTGGTACCTGGCCGTCTACGCCGACGCCTGCGAGTGGGTGGAGCTGCCCAATACCCTGGGGATGGTGCTGCACGCCGATGGCGGGCTGATGGGCTCGAAGCCCTACTGCGCCTCGGGCAAGTACATCGATCGCATGTCGGACCACTGCCGACACTGCCGTTTCGACCCGAAGCGGGTCACGGGCGAGGACGCCTGCCCCTTCAACAGCCTCTACTGGGACTTCCTGGAGCGCCACGCCGACACCCTCGGCGCCAACCCGCGCATGAAGCTGATCTACGGCAGCCTGGCGCGGATGAGTGACGACAAGCGCGCTGCCATGCGCGAACAGGCCGGCGCCTTCCTCGAGGCGCTCGATACCACGCCCGCCTATGGCCAGGGGACACACCGCCTGGGCTATGGCACGACCGAGGAAACATCATCATGA
- the hemH gene encoding ferrochelatase: MAASETPLDAAEPTQPRADRPPHAPADHPAVPRGKVGVVLANLGTPDATDYWSMRRYLNEFLSDKRVVDYPDWKWQPLLQLIILSRRPFKSGEAYRGIWNTERDESPLLTITREQTRKVAEGLAERFGDRVVVDFCMRYGNPSTDSVLRRLQAEGCERILFFPLYPQYASPTTATANDQAFRTLMKLKWQPSLRTVPAYFEHPAYLDALANSVREAYEAAKTPPEVLVASYHGVPKRYLLEGDPYHCQCQKTTRLLRERLGWDEDAIQTAFQSKFGPEEWVGPATVEHVAELARQGKKHIAVVSPAFSADCVETLEEIEEEIRDAFLAAGGETFTYIPCLNDRDDHIAALLAVIDNELGGWV, translated from the coding sequence ATGGCCGCCTCCGAGACGCCGCTTGACGCCGCCGAGCCCACCCAGCCCCGGGCGGATCGCCCGCCCCACGCGCCCGCCGACCATCCCGCCGTGCCCCGGGGCAAGGTGGGCGTGGTGCTGGCCAACTTGGGCACGCCGGATGCCACCGACTACTGGTCGATGCGCCGCTACCTCAACGAGTTCCTCTCCGACAAGCGGGTGGTCGACTACCCGGACTGGAAGTGGCAGCCGCTGCTGCAGCTGATCATCCTCTCGCGCCGGCCCTTCAAGTCCGGCGAGGCCTACCGCGGCATCTGGAACACCGAGCGCGACGAGAGCCCGCTTTTGACCATTACCCGGGAGCAGACCCGCAAGGTGGCCGAGGGGCTGGCCGAGCGCTTTGGTGACCGGGTGGTGGTGGACTTCTGCATGCGCTACGGCAACCCCTCCACCGATAGCGTGCTGCGCCGCCTGCAGGCCGAGGGCTGCGAGCGGATCCTCTTCTTCCCGCTCTACCCCCAGTACGCCTCGCCGACCACGGCCACCGCCAACGACCAGGCCTTCCGCACCCTGATGAAGCTCAAGTGGCAGCCGTCGCTGCGCACCGTGCCGGCCTACTTCGAGCATCCCGCCTACCTCGATGCCCTGGCCAACTCCGTGCGCGAGGCCTATGAGGCCGCAAAGACCCCCCCGGAGGTGCTGGTGGCCTCCTACCATGGCGTGCCCAAGCGCTACCTGCTGGAGGGCGACCCCTACCACTGCCAGTGCCAGAAGACCACGCGCCTGCTGCGCGAGCGCCTGGGCTGGGACGAGGACGCCATCCAGACGGCCTTCCAGTCGAAGTTCGGGCCCGAGGAGTGGGTGGGGCCGGCGACCGTGGAGCACGTCGCCGAGCTGGCGCGCCAGGGCAAGAAGCACATCGCGGTGGTCTCGCCGGCCTTCTCGGCCGACTGCGTGGAGACCCTCGAGGAGATCGAGGAGGAGATCCGCGACGCCTTCCTCGCGGCCGGCGGCGAGACCTTCACCTACATTCCCTGCCTGAACGACCGCGACGACCATATCGCCGCGCTGCTCGCGGTGATCGACAACGAGCTCGGCGGCTGGGTCTAG
- a CDS encoding Na+/H+ antiporter subunit G, with product MNVYVILEGIIAFFLIAGGLFAFIGSLGMAHLRDFYMRLHGPTKATTLGIGCILISSMLYFSTTQGEPIIQELLITLFLFITAPVSAHLLAKTGLHLTLKHVPKTRGKPVELYREEVGEKPVPHPEQ from the coding sequence ATGAACGTCTACGTCATCCTCGAGGGCATCATCGCCTTCTTCCTGATCGCCGGGGGGCTCTTCGCCTTCATCGGCTCGCTGGGCATGGCCCACCTGCGCGACTTCTACATGCGCCTGCACGGGCCCACCAAGGCGACCACCCTGGGCATCGGCTGCATCCTGATCAGCTCGATGCTCTACTTCTCGACCACCCAGGGCGAGCCGATCATCCAGGAGCTGCTGATCACCCTGTTCCTGTTCATCACCGCACCGGTGAGCGCCCACCTGCTGGCCAAGACCGGCCTGCACCTCACGCTCAAGCACGTGCCCAAGACCCGCGGCAAGCCGGTGGAGCTCTACCGCGAGGAGGTCGGCGAGAAGCCCGTCCCGCACCCGGAACAGTAG
- a CDS encoding K+/H+ antiporter subunit F encodes MLDIALKISITLILLSILLNAYRMTVGPDMPDRILALDTMYVNSIALIVLMGLWLNTKTYFEAALLIAMLGFISTVAVCKYILRGDIIE; translated from the coding sequence ATGCTAGACATCGCCCTGAAGATCAGCATCACCCTGATCCTGCTGTCCATCCTGCTCAACGCCTATCGAATGACGGTCGGGCCCGACATGCCCGACCGCATCCTGGCGCTGGACACCATGTACGTGAACTCCATCGCGCTGATCGTGCTGATGGGTCTGTGGCTGAACACCAAGACCTACTTCGAGGCGGCCCTGCTGATCGCCATGCTCGGCTTCATAAGCACCGTGGCGGTCTGCAAGTACATCCTGCGCGGCGACATCATTGAATAG
- a CDS encoding Na+/H+ antiporter subunit E yields the protein MITPRRWLPLPLLSILLLIVWLLMARSIAPGQILLGGVLALLIPLATYRFWDAQPHVAKPGLLARFVVRVLIDILVANIQVAWLIINPRQRMRPAFVVYPLMLEERFTITLLASTISLTPGTVSANLRMDGKSLLIHTLDMEDEDALIETIRERYERPLKEIYEC from the coding sequence ATGATCACGCCTCGCCGCTGGCTCCCCCTCCCCCTGCTGTCGATCCTGCTGCTGATCGTCTGGCTGCTGATGGCCCGCAGCATCGCGCCGGGCCAGATCCTGCTGGGCGGGGTGCTGGCCCTGCTCATCCCGCTGGCCACCTACCGCTTCTGGGACGCCCAGCCCCATGTGGCGAAGCCCGGGCTGCTGGCGCGCTTCGTCGTGCGCGTGCTGATCGATATCCTGGTCGCCAACATCCAGGTGGCCTGGCTGATCATCAATCCGCGCCAGCGCATGCGCCCGGCCTTCGTCGTCTACCCGCTGATGCTGGAGGAGCGCTTCACCATCACCCTGCTGGCCAGCACCATCAGCCTCACGCCGGGCACGGTCTCGGCCAACCTGCGCATGGACGGCAAGTCGCTGCTGATCCATACCCTCGACATGGAGGACGAGGACGCGCTGATCGAGACGATCCGCGAACGCTACGAGCGGCCGCTGAAGGAGATCTACGAATGCTAG